In Triticum urartu cultivar G1812 chromosome 6, Tu2.1, whole genome shotgun sequence, the following proteins share a genomic window:
- the LOC125512687 gene encoding endoglucanase 8: protein MKKRHTPASCRGGGEGVRCGVALLLAALVLSGDVAGATSFNYKDALTKSIMFLEAQRSGKLPPDNRIKWRGDSGMEDGKLAHVDLTGGYYDAGDNVKYGLPLAFTVTTLAWAALAFKPELQAAGELKHVQEAIRWGTDYILKCAAKKNHMWVQVGDPNLDHQCWVRPENMPTPRTLYQIDGNTPGTEIAAETAAALAASAMVFRNDKNYARRLMNKAKLLYQFARSHLKTYDGECPFYCSYSGYNDELLWAATWLFMATKRQVYADFITHEAISSSVAEFSWDLKYPGAQILLAPHNMNASGGLQSYKTQADNFVCAVLPDTPFHQVFITPGGMIHLRDGANSQYVTGTAFLFLVYADWLHTARQDVMCGATPIKPARLREFAKQQMDYLLGANPRGRSYVVGFGANPPTQPHHRGASTPVLKPGTVVNCGMSFGDWFAPDRPNPNELTGAIMGGPDGADNFIDKRNASACTEPCTYINSLAIGALAALAGRGPNLVASKSHGYDQM from the exons ATGAAGAAGAGGCACACCCCAGCGAGCtgccgcggcggcggcgaaggcgTCCGCTGCGGCGTCGCGCTGCTCCTCGCGGCGCTGGTCCTGTCCGGCGACGTCGCCGGCGCCACCTCCTTCAACTACAAGGACGCGCTCACCAAGTCGATCATGTTCCTCGAGGCGCAGCGCTCCGGGAAGCTGCCGCCCGACAACCGCATCAAGTGGCGCGGCGACTCCGGCATGGAGGACGGCAAGCTCGCCCAT GTTGATCTAACGGGCGGGTACTACGACGCGGGCGACAACGTGAAGTACGGGCTGCCGCTGGCGTTCACGGTGACGACGCTGGCGTGGGCGGCGCTGGCGTTCAAGCCGGAGCTGCAGGCGGCGGGGGAGCTGAAGCACGTGCAGGAGGCCATCAGGTGGGGCACCGACTACATCCTCAAGTGCGCCGCCAAGAAGAACCACATGTGGGTCCAGGTGGGCGACCCCAACCTGGACCACCAGTGCTGGGTCCGCCCCGAGAACATGCCCACGCCCCGCACCCTCTACCAGATCGACGGCAACACCCCCGGCACCGAGATCGCCGCCGagaccgccgccgccctcgccgcgtCCGCCATGGTCTTCCGCAACGACAAGAACTACGCCCGCCGCCTCATGAACAAGGCCAAGCTGCTCTACCAGTTCGCCAGGAGCCACCTCAAGACCTACGACGGCGAGTGCCCCTTCTACTGCTCCTACTCGGGCTACAACGACGAGCTGCTCTGGGCCGCCACCTGGCTCTTCATGGCCACCAAGCGCCAGGTCTACGCCGACTTCATCACCCACGAGGCCATCTCCTCCAGCGTCGCCGAGTTCAGCTGGGACCTCAAGTACCCCGGCGCGCAGATCCTCCTCGCCCCGCACAACATGAACGCCAGCGGCGGCTTGCAGAGCTACAAGACGCAGGCCGACAACTTCGTCTGCGCCGTGCTCCCCGACACCCCCTTCCACCAGGTCTTCATCACCCCCGGCGGCATGATCCACCTCCGCGACGGCGCCAACTCGCAGTACGTCACCGGCACcgccttcctcttcctcgtctacgCCGACTGGCTCCACACCGCCCGCCAGGACGTCATGTGCGGCGCCACGCCCATCAAGCCCGCCAGGCTCAGGGAGTTCGCCAAGCAGCAGATGGACTACCTCCTCGGCGCCAACCCGAGGGGGAGGTCCTACGTCGTCGGCTTCGGGGCCAACCCGCCCACGCAGCCGCACCACCGCGGCGCGTCCACGCCGGTGCTCAAGCCCGGGACGGTCGTCAACTGCGGCATGAGCTTCGGCGACTGGTTCGCGCCCGACCGGCCCAACCCCAACGAGCTCACGGGGGCCATCATGGGCGGGCCCGACGGCGCCGACAACTTCATCGACAAGCGCAACGCGTCGGCGTGCACCGAGCCCTGCACCTACATCAACTCCCTCGCCATCGGCGCGCTCGCCGCGCTCGCCGGACGCGGGCCCAACCTCGTCGCCTCCAAGTCCCACGGATACGATCAGATGTAG